A window of the Serratia sarumanii genome harbors these coding sequences:
- a CDS encoding GGDEF domain-containing protein, with product MRSPSPAVTPKRPALLNWLLHSPLHADDEPFKRQLRLTLTPSPLTPWLNAVGPAALLVGYAWLNQRLVGIVLLLLLLLLTAGRAWLAQRRQPAWPDAMLVTVLLWMLLVGASAALAMLSGRFVLILFAGLTITALACWLMQRHAAAPRFALLEVIALTLPYLLAAPLSRVQNLFVLADLTPLWLVLAHGMIARYHRQRVQHVTLAWEKQQASHRDRLTGFLNRAGGEAVMRNICRPGTTQPISHLFILEFGPLAALYQSHGVQIGDDVLRTVGERLKTLIRPSDYVCRYTGGLFLILVHDLPYGAESEFLARIVPPLEAPYDFGAFGEVNMQLNAGILALTQDYATVEDLMSSAQQALAEAKGGKK from the coding sequence ATGAGAAGTCCATCTCCGGCGGTAACGCCCAAACGCCCGGCGCTGCTGAACTGGCTGTTGCACAGCCCGCTGCACGCCGATGACGAGCCGTTTAAACGCCAGCTGCGGCTCACGCTGACGCCCTCTCCTCTCACTCCCTGGCTGAATGCCGTGGGGCCGGCGGCGCTGTTGGTGGGGTACGCCTGGCTGAACCAGCGGCTGGTCGGTATCGTTCTGCTGCTGCTGTTGCTGCTGCTGACCGCCGGGCGCGCCTGGCTGGCGCAGAGGCGCCAACCCGCCTGGCCGGACGCCATGCTGGTGACGGTGTTGCTGTGGATGCTGCTGGTCGGCGCCAGCGCCGCGCTGGCGATGCTGTCGGGCCGCTTTGTGCTGATCCTGTTCGCCGGTCTGACGATCACCGCTCTGGCCTGCTGGCTGATGCAGCGCCATGCCGCCGCGCCGCGTTTCGCGCTGCTTGAGGTGATCGCGCTGACGCTGCCCTACCTGCTGGCGGCGCCGCTGTCGCGCGTGCAAAACCTGTTCGTCCTGGCGGATCTCACGCCGCTGTGGCTGGTGCTGGCCCATGGCATGATCGCGCGCTACCACCGCCAGCGGGTACAGCACGTCACGCTGGCGTGGGAGAAGCAGCAGGCGTCCCACCGCGATCGCCTGACCGGCTTCCTCAACCGCGCGGGCGGTGAGGCGGTGATGCGCAACATCTGCCGCCCTGGTACGACACAGCCAATCTCTCACCTGTTCATTCTTGAATTCGGCCCGCTGGCGGCGCTTTACCAAAGCCACGGCGTGCAGATCGGCGACGACGTGCTGCGCACCGTCGGCGAGCGCCTCAAGACGCTGATCCGCCCCAGCGACTACGTCTGCCGCTACACCGGCGGCCTGTTTTTGATACTGGTGCACGATCTGCCCTACGGCGCGGAAAGCGAGTTCCTGGCGCGCATTGTGCCGCCGCTGGAAGCGCCCTACGATTTTGGCGCGTTCGGCGAGGTGAACATGCAACTCAACGCCGGCATTTTGGCGCTGACGCAGGATTATGCGACGGTGGAAGATTTGATGAGTTCGGCGCAGCAGGCACTGGCGGAAGCCAAAGGCGGGAAAAAGTAA
- a CDS encoding amino acid permease: MAQQDIKTSGQQAPGLRRELKARHLTMIAIGGSIGTGLFVASGATVSQAGPGGALLSYALIGLMVYFLMTSLGELAAFMPVSGSFSTYGAKYVEEGFGFALGWNYWYNWAVTIAVDLVASQLVMSYWFPDTPGWIWSALFLGLMFLLNYISVKGFGEAEYWFALIKVSTVIIFIAVGVLMIVGILKGGEHAGWQNWTIGDAPFAGGFSAMIGVAMIVGFSFQGTELIGIAAGESENPGKNIPRAVRQVFWRILLFYIFAILIISLIIPYTDPSLLRNDVKDISVSPFTLVFQHAGLLSAAAVMNAVILTAVLSAGNSGMYASTRMLYTLASEGKAPRIFAKLSKGGVPRNALYATCVVAGLCFLTSMFGNQSVYLWLLNTSGMTGFIAWLGIAISHYRFRRGYMLQGRDLNDLPYRSGFFPLGPIFAFVLCLIITLGQNYQAFLQDKIDWYGVTATYIGIPLFLLIWFGYKLSRGTRVVKYSEMEFPKMDVK, from the coding sequence ATGGCTCAGCAGGATATAAAAACATCGGGGCAGCAAGCACCCGGATTGCGCCGCGAGCTGAAAGCCCGGCATTTGACCATGATCGCCATCGGCGGCTCCATCGGCACCGGCCTGTTTGTCGCCTCGGGCGCCACGGTTTCTCAGGCAGGCCCCGGCGGGGCGCTATTGTCTTACGCTCTGATCGGTTTGATGGTGTACTTCCTGATGACCAGCCTGGGCGAACTGGCGGCCTTTATGCCGGTTTCCGGTTCATTCTCCACCTACGGCGCCAAATACGTGGAAGAAGGCTTCGGCTTCGCGCTGGGCTGGAACTACTGGTACAACTGGGCGGTGACCATCGCCGTTGACCTGGTGGCTTCGCAATTGGTGATGAGCTACTGGTTCCCGGACACCCCCGGCTGGATCTGGAGCGCGCTGTTCCTCGGCCTGATGTTCCTGCTGAACTACATTTCGGTGAAAGGGTTCGGCGAGGCGGAATACTGGTTCGCGCTGATCAAGGTCAGCACCGTGATTATCTTCATCGCCGTCGGCGTGCTGATGATCGTCGGCATTCTGAAAGGCGGCGAGCACGCCGGCTGGCAGAACTGGACGATAGGGGACGCGCCGTTCGCCGGCGGCTTCTCGGCGATGATTGGCGTGGCGATGATCGTCGGCTTCTCGTTCCAGGGCACCGAGCTCATCGGCATCGCGGCCGGCGAATCGGAGAATCCGGGTAAAAACATCCCGCGCGCGGTGCGTCAGGTGTTCTGGCGTATTCTGCTGTTCTATATCTTCGCCATTCTGATCATCAGCCTGATCATTCCGTACACCGATCCGAGCCTGCTGCGCAATGACGTGAAAGACATCAGTGTCAGCCCGTTCACCCTGGTGTTCCAGCATGCCGGCCTGCTGTCGGCGGCGGCGGTGATGAACGCGGTGATCCTGACGGCGGTGCTGTCCGCCGGTAACTCGGGCATGTACGCCTCTACCCGCATGCTGTACACCCTGGCGTCGGAAGGCAAGGCGCCGCGCATCTTCGCCAAGCTGTCGAAAGGCGGCGTGCCGCGCAACGCGCTGTATGCGACCTGCGTGGTGGCCGGGCTGTGCTTCCTGACCTCGATGTTCGGCAACCAGTCGGTTTACCTGTGGCTGCTGAATACCTCGGGCATGACCGGTTTCATCGCCTGGTTGGGCATCGCCATCAGCCACTACCGTTTCCGTCGCGGTTACATGCTGCAGGGGCGCGATCTGAACGACTTGCCATACCGTTCCGGGTTCTTCCCGCTGGGGCCGATCTTCGCCTTCGTGCTGTGCCTGATCATTACCCTGGGCCAGAACTACCAGGCCTTCCTGCAAGACAAGATTGACTGGTACGGCGTGACCGCCACCTACATTGGCATTCCGCTGTTCCTGCTGATTTGGTTCGGTTACAAGCTGTCGCGCGGCACCCGCGTCGTGAAGTACAGCGAAATGGAATTCCCGAAGATGGACGTGAAGTAA
- the yieE gene encoding DNA-binding transcriptional regulator YeiE — MHITLRQLEVFTEVLKSGSTTQASVVLALSQSAVSAALADLEGQLGVQLFDRVGKRLVINEHGRLLYPKALALLEQAGEIEQLFRHDGGALRIAASSTIGNYMLPEMIARYRRDFPATPLELNVGNSQDVIVAVADFRVDLGLIEGPCHMPELVTQPWLEDELVVFAAPDNPLTRQPPTLEALANAPWILRERGSGTREVLDHLLLAHLPHFQLVMELGNSEAIKHAVQHGIGISCLSRRVVAEQLASGALVELPVPLPPLRRTLYLIRHRQKHISNALQRFLSYCAL; from the coding sequence ATGCATATCACGTTGCGTCAACTGGAAGTCTTCACCGAAGTGCTGAAAAGCGGTTCGACCACTCAGGCCTCGGTGGTGCTGGCGCTGTCGCAGTCGGCGGTCAGCGCGGCGCTGGCGGATCTGGAGGGGCAGCTGGGCGTGCAGCTGTTCGATCGCGTCGGCAAACGGCTGGTGATCAACGAGCACGGCCGGTTGCTGTATCCCAAGGCGCTGGCGCTGCTGGAGCAGGCGGGGGAGATCGAGCAGCTGTTTCGCCATGACGGCGGGGCGCTGCGCATCGCCGCCAGCAGCACCATCGGCAACTACATGCTGCCGGAGATGATCGCCCGTTACCGCCGGGACTTTCCGGCCACGCCGCTGGAGCTGAACGTCGGCAACAGCCAGGACGTGATCGTGGCGGTGGCGGATTTCCGCGTCGATCTGGGGTTGATCGAAGGGCCTTGCCATATGCCGGAGCTGGTGACGCAGCCGTGGCTGGAGGACGAGCTGGTGGTGTTCGCCGCGCCGGACAACCCGCTGACCCGTCAGCCGCCAACGCTGGAGGCGCTGGCCAATGCCCCTTGGATCCTGCGCGAGCGCGGTTCGGGCACCCGCGAGGTGCTGGATCATCTGCTGTTGGCGCACCTGCCGCATTTTCAACTGGTGATGGAGCTCGGCAACTCGGAGGCGATCAAGCACGCGGTGCAGCACGGCATCGGCATCAGCTGCCTGTCGCGGCGGGTGGTGGCGGAACAGCTGGCCAGCGGCGCGCTGGTGGAACTGCCGGTGCCGCTGCCGCCGCTGCGGCGCACCCTGTACCTGATCCGCCATCGGCAAAAGCACATTTCCAACGCCTTGCAGCGTTTTCTCAGCTATTGCGCGCTGTAA
- a CDS encoding YeiH family putative sulfate export transporter: protein MATDTTHTYPERRFPLFGLPRLVPGLALTGALTALAVWAGDIPWVAELGLGALTLAILFGILVGNTLYPRWQTVCHGGVQLAKQRLLRLGIILYGFRLTFQQIANVGASGIIIDALTLTTTFLLACWLGKKVFGIDSQTAMLIGAGSSICGAAAVMATEPVLKADSSKVAVAVSTVVVFGTLAIFAYPWLYQLNEHFQWLPFSQETFGIYAGSTIHEVAQVVAAGHAIGPDAENAAVIAKMIRVMMLAPFLLLLSGYISRGGAGKAEKSAITIPWFAVLFIAVAGLNSFNLLPAMLVQHLITADTWMLAMAMAALGLTTHISAVRQAGMKPILLATLLFVWLLVGGGAINQLVQHWL from the coding sequence ATGGCGACTGATACCACTCATACTTACCCCGAGCGACGCTTTCCGCTGTTCGGCCTGCCGCGGCTGGTGCCGGGGCTGGCGCTGACCGGCGCGCTCACCGCGCTGGCCGTCTGGGCCGGCGACATTCCCTGGGTGGCGGAGCTGGGCCTGGGGGCGCTGACGCTGGCGATCCTGTTCGGCATTCTGGTGGGCAACACGCTGTATCCCCGCTGGCAAACCGTTTGTCACGGCGGCGTACAGCTGGCCAAACAACGCCTGCTGCGTTTGGGCATTATCCTTTACGGCTTTCGCCTGACCTTTCAGCAAATCGCCAACGTGGGCGCCAGCGGCATCATCATCGATGCGCTGACCCTGACCACCACCTTCCTGCTGGCCTGCTGGCTCGGCAAGAAAGTGTTCGGCATCGACAGCCAGACCGCGATGCTGATCGGCGCCGGCAGCAGCATTTGCGGCGCGGCGGCGGTGATGGCCACCGAGCCGGTGCTGAAGGCCGACTCCAGTAAAGTGGCGGTGGCGGTCTCGACCGTGGTGGTGTTCGGCACCCTGGCGATCTTCGCCTACCCATGGCTGTATCAGTTGAACGAACACTTCCAGTGGCTGCCGTTCAGCCAGGAAACCTTCGGCATCTATGCCGGCTCCACCATCCACGAAGTGGCTCAGGTGGTTGCGGCCGGGCACGCCATCGGGCCTGACGCCGAAAATGCAGCGGTGATCGCCAAGATGATCCGCGTGATGATGCTGGCGCCGTTCCTGCTGCTGCTGTCGGGCTACATCAGCCGCGGCGGCGCAGGCAAGGCGGAAAAATCCGCGATTACCATTCCGTGGTTCGCCGTGCTGTTTATCGCCGTCGCCGGGCTGAACTCCTTCAACCTGCTGCCGGCCATGCTGGTGCAGCACCTGATCACCGCCGACACCTGGATGCTGGCGATGGCGATGGCGGCGCTGGGATTGACCACCCACATCAGCGCCGTGCGCCAGGCCGGGATGAAACCGATTCTGTTGGCCACGCTGCTGTTCGTCTGGCTGCTGGTCGGCGGCGGCGCGATAAACCAGCTGGTGCAACACTGGCTCTAA
- the nfo gene encoding deoxyribonuclease IV — MKFVGAHVSASGGVDQAVIRAHELEATAFALFTKNQRQWKAAPLAADVIDKFKSACAQYGFGPGQILPHDSYLINLGHPVADALEKSREAFIDELQRCEQLGLTLLNFHPGSHLLQIDEDKCLARIAESINIALDKTAGVTAVIENTAGQGSNLGFKFEHLAAIIDGVEDKSRVGVCIDTCHAFAAGYDLRTEEDCEHTFKQLGDIVGFNYLRGMHLNDAKSEFNSRVDRHHSLGEGNIGKTVFSYIMRDPRFDNIPLILETVNPDIWAEEIAWLKAQQ, encoded by the coding sequence ATGAAGTTTGTCGGTGCACATGTCAGCGCGTCAGGCGGCGTGGATCAGGCGGTTATCCGCGCGCACGAATTGGAGGCGACCGCGTTCGCTCTGTTCACCAAAAATCAGCGTCAATGGAAGGCCGCGCCGCTGGCCGCGGACGTGATCGATAAGTTCAAGAGCGCCTGCGCCCAGTACGGCTTCGGGCCGGGGCAGATCCTGCCGCACGACAGCTACCTGATCAACCTGGGCCACCCGGTGGCCGACGCGTTGGAAAAATCGCGCGAGGCGTTCATCGACGAGCTGCAGCGCTGCGAACAGCTGGGGCTGACGCTGCTGAACTTCCACCCCGGCAGCCACCTGCTGCAAATCGATGAAGACAAGTGCCTGGCGCGCATCGCCGAATCGATCAACATCGCGCTGGATAAAACCGCCGGCGTGACGGCCGTGATCGAAAACACCGCCGGCCAGGGCAGCAACCTGGGCTTCAAATTCGAGCACCTGGCGGCGATCATCGACGGCGTGGAAGACAAAAGCCGCGTCGGCGTTTGCATCGACACCTGTCACGCCTTCGCCGCCGGGTACGATCTGCGCACCGAAGAAGACTGCGAACACACCTTCAAACAGCTCGGCGACATCGTCGGCTTCAACTACCTGCGCGGCATGCACCTGAACGACGCCAAGAGCGAGTTCAACAGCCGCGTCGACCGCCACCACAGCCTGGGGGAAGGCAACATCGGCAAAACGGTGTTCAGCTACATCATGCGCGATCCGCGCTTCGACAATATCCCGCTGATTCTGGAAACGGTAAACCCGGATATCTGGGCGGAAGAGATCGCCTGGCTGAAAGCGCAGCAGTAA
- the fruA gene encoding PTS fructose transporter subunit IIBC, with the protein MKTLLMVDSSLGQARGHLAKRMLEAAAAKTGLTLVESLQDAELVAVAGQSAPADAGLNGKLVYVGDVEQAVREPDAFLARAKAEAETYQAPQAAAPVKAGGQKRIVAITACPTGVAHTFMAAEAIESEAKKRGWWVKVETRGSVGAGNAITPEEVAAADLVIVAADIEVDLDKFAGKPMYRTSTGLALKKTAQELDKALAEAEVFQPQQRGSAAPAGKKKEGNGPYRHLLTGVSYMLPMVVAGGLCIALSFVFGIKAFEVKGTLAAALMQIGGGSAFALMVPVLAGFIAFSIADRPGLTPGLIGGMLAVSTGAGFLGGIIAGFLAGYVAKAISSKLRLPQSMEALKPILIIPLVASLITGLIMIYVVGTPVAKIMEGLTHWLQSLGTANAVLLGAILGGMMCTDMGGPVNKAAYAFGVALLSSSVYAPMAAIMAAGMVPPLAMGLATLLARRKFPKSEQEGGKAALVLGLCFITEGAIPFAARDPMRVLPCCIAGGALTGALSMAFGAKLMAPHGGLFVLLIPGAISPVLLYLVAIAAGTLLAGVAYALLKRAEVPAASVA; encoded by the coding sequence ATGAAAACGCTGCTGATGGTAGACAGTTCGCTGGGGCAGGCCCGTGGCCACCTGGCGAAACGCATGCTGGAGGCCGCCGCGGCCAAAACCGGCCTGACGCTGGTCGAGTCGCTGCAGGACGCCGAACTGGTGGCGGTGGCGGGGCAGTCGGCCCCGGCTGACGCCGGGCTGAACGGCAAATTGGTGTATGTGGGCGACGTAGAACAGGCGGTGCGGGAGCCGGACGCTTTTCTGGCGCGCGCCAAGGCCGAAGCTGAAACCTATCAGGCGCCGCAGGCTGCGGCGCCGGTGAAAGCCGGTGGGCAAAAACGCATCGTGGCGATCACCGCCTGCCCAACCGGCGTGGCGCATACCTTTATGGCGGCCGAAGCCATTGAAAGCGAAGCGAAGAAACGCGGCTGGTGGGTGAAGGTGGAAACGCGCGGCTCCGTCGGCGCCGGCAACGCCATCACCCCGGAAGAGGTGGCGGCGGCGGATCTGGTGATCGTCGCGGCGGATATCGAGGTGGACCTGGATAAATTCGCCGGTAAGCCGATGTACCGCACCTCCACCGGCCTGGCGCTGAAGAAAACCGCCCAGGAGCTGGACAAGGCGCTGGCCGAGGCCGAGGTGTTCCAGCCGCAGCAGCGCGGTAGCGCGGCGCCGGCGGGTAAAAAGAAAGAGGGCAACGGCCCGTATCGCCACCTGCTGACCGGCGTGTCCTACATGCTGCCGATGGTGGTGGCCGGCGGCCTGTGCATCGCGCTGTCGTTCGTGTTCGGCATCAAGGCGTTTGAAGTCAAAGGCACGTTGGCGGCGGCGCTGATGCAGATCGGCGGCGGCTCCGCCTTTGCGCTGATGGTGCCGGTATTGGCCGGTTTCATCGCCTTCTCCATCGCGGATCGCCCTGGCCTGACGCCGGGCCTGATCGGCGGCATGCTGGCGGTGAGCACCGGCGCCGGGTTCCTCGGCGGCATCATCGCCGGTTTCCTGGCGGGTTACGTCGCCAAGGCGATCAGCAGCAAGCTGCGCCTGCCGCAGAGTATGGAAGCGCTGAAGCCCATCTTGATCATTCCGCTGGTGGCCAGTCTGATCACCGGTCTTATCATGATTTACGTGGTCGGCACGCCGGTGGCGAAAATCATGGAAGGCCTGACTCATTGGCTGCAATCGTTGGGCACCGCCAACGCCGTGCTGCTGGGGGCGATCCTCGGCGGCATGATGTGTACCGACATGGGCGGCCCGGTGAACAAAGCGGCCTACGCCTTCGGCGTGGCGCTGCTCAGTTCCTCGGTGTATGCGCCGATGGCGGCGATCATGGCGGCGGGCATGGTGCCGCCGCTGGCGATGGGGCTGGCGACGCTGCTGGCGCGCCGCAAGTTCCCGAAATCCGAACAGGAAGGCGGCAAGGCAGCGCTGGTGCTGGGGCTGTGCTTCATCACCGAAGGGGCGATTCCGTTCGCCGCCCGCGACCCGATGCGCGTGCTGCCGTGCTGCATTGCCGGCGGGGCGCTGACCGGCGCGCTGTCGATGGCGTTCGGCGCCAAGTTGATGGCACCGCACGGCGGGCTGTTCGTGCTGCTGATCCCGGGCGCGATTTCGCCGGTGTTGCTGTACCTGGTGGCGATCGCCGCCGGTACGCTGCTGGCGGGCGTGGCTTACGCTCTGCTGAAACGTGCTGAAGTGCCGGCGGCCAGCGTGGCGTAA
- the fruK gene encoding 1-phosphofructokinase, whose amino-acid sequence MSRRVATITLNPAYDLVGFCPQIERGEVNRVKTAGLHAAGKGINVAKVLKDLGIDVTVGGFLGKDNQDGFQLLFSDLGIANRFQVVPGRTRINVKLTEKDGEVTDFNFSGFEVTPQDWDRFVSDSLSWLGQFDMVAVSGSLPAGVDPDAFTDWMTQLRAKCPCIIFDSSREALVAGLKASPWLVKPNRRELEIWAGRPLPALADVVEAAHALREQGIAHVVISLGAEGALWVNASGAWIAKPPSCEVVSTVGAGDSMVGGLIYGLLMRESSEHTLRLATAVAALAVSQSNVGVTDRPQLAAMMARVDLKPFNQ is encoded by the coding sequence ATGAGCAGAAGAGTAGCAACGATCACCCTGAACCCGGCGTACGATCTGGTGGGGTTTTGCCCGCAGATCGAACGCGGGGAAGTCAACCGGGTAAAAACCGCCGGCCTGCACGCCGCCGGTAAGGGCATCAACGTCGCCAAGGTGTTGAAGGATTTGGGCATCGACGTCACCGTCGGCGGCTTCCTGGGCAAAGACAATCAGGACGGTTTCCAGCTGCTGTTCAGCGATCTGGGGATCGCCAACCGCTTCCAGGTAGTGCCGGGCCGCACCCGCATCAACGTCAAGCTGACGGAAAAAGACGGCGAAGTCACTGATTTCAATTTCTCCGGTTTTGAAGTGACGCCGCAGGACTGGGATCGCTTCGTCAGCGACTCGCTGAGCTGGCTGGGCCAGTTTGACATGGTGGCGGTGAGCGGCAGCCTGCCGGCCGGCGTCGATCCCGATGCCTTTACCGACTGGATGACCCAGCTGCGCGCCAAATGCCCGTGCATCATTTTCGACAGCAGCCGCGAAGCGCTGGTCGCAGGGTTGAAGGCCTCGCCGTGGCTGGTGAAGCCGAACCGCCGCGAGCTGGAGATCTGGGCCGGCCGCCCGCTGCCGGCGCTGGCGGACGTGGTCGAGGCCGCGCATGCGCTGCGTGAGCAGGGCATCGCCCACGTGGTGATCTCCCTCGGCGCGGAAGGCGCGCTGTGGGTTAACGCCTCCGGCGCCTGGATCGCCAAACCGCCGTCCTGTGAGGTGGTCAGCACCGTGGGCGCCGGTGATTCGATGGTCGGCGGCCTGATTTACGGCCTGCTGATGCGCGAATCCAGCGAACACACCTTGCGTCTGGCCACGGCGGTAGCGGCGCTGGCGGTCAGCCAGAGCAACGTCGGCGTGACCGATCGTCCCCAGTTGGCCGCGATGATGGCGCGCGTCGATCTGAAACCTTTCAATCAATAG
- the fruB gene encoding fused PTS fructose transporter subunit IIA/HPr protein: protein MFQLSPQDIHLGAAAADKQEAIRQVAAALTEAGCVSAGYVDGMLQRELQTSTYLGNGIAIPHGTTDTRDLVLKTGVQVFQFPQGIAWGEGQTAYVAIGIAARSDEHLALLRQLTHVLSDDGVAERLAKTTSAEELRGLLMGEQQSAEFQFDVSLIALDVAADSLMTLQALNAGRLQKAGAVNAQFVSDAITRKPLNLGQGIWLSDSVEGNLASAATVSRPAQAFVEDGEPVALLLTVSVADAQPLAVLNYLSDLLLANKAERLLKADAAGVLALLTSEVAEESSVLSAEFVIRNEHGLHARPGTALVNVIKSFNSDITVTNLDGSGKPANGRSLMKVVALGVKKGHHLRFTANGEDAEAALKAIGEAINEGLGEGAA from the coding sequence ATGTTCCAGTTGTCACCGCAAGACATTCATCTGGGCGCCGCTGCCGCCGATAAGCAGGAGGCCATCCGCCAGGTGGCCGCCGCCCTGACCGAAGCCGGCTGCGTCAGCGCCGGTTACGTGGACGGCATGCTGCAGCGCGAACTGCAGACGTCCACCTATCTGGGCAACGGCATCGCCATTCCGCACGGCACCACCGATACCCGCGATCTGGTGCTGAAAACCGGCGTGCAGGTGTTCCAGTTCCCGCAGGGCATCGCCTGGGGCGAAGGCCAGACCGCCTATGTGGCGATCGGCATCGCCGCCCGTTCCGACGAGCATTTGGCGCTGCTGCGCCAGCTTACTCACGTGCTGAGCGATGACGGCGTGGCGGAGCGGCTGGCGAAAACCACCTCCGCGGAAGAGCTGCGCGGCCTGCTGATGGGCGAGCAGCAGAGCGCCGAATTCCAGTTCGACGTTTCGCTGATTGCGCTCGACGTCGCGGCCGACAGCCTGATGACGCTGCAGGCGCTGAACGCCGGCCGGCTGCAAAAGGCCGGCGCGGTCAACGCGCAGTTCGTCAGCGATGCCATTACCCGCAAGCCGCTGAACCTGGGGCAGGGCATCTGGCTGAGCGACAGCGTTGAAGGCAACCTGGCCAGCGCAGCCACCGTCAGCCGCCCGGCGCAGGCTTTCGTGGAAGACGGCGAGCCGGTGGCGCTGCTGCTGACGGTGTCGGTCGCCGACGCGCAGCCGCTGGCGGTGCTCAACTACCTCAGCGATCTGCTGCTGGCCAACAAAGCTGAACGCCTGCTGAAGGCGGATGCCGCCGGGGTGCTGGCGCTGCTGACCAGCGAAGTGGCCGAGGAGAGCAGCGTACTGAGCGCCGAGTTCGTGATCCGCAACGAGCACGGCCTGCACGCACGGCCGGGCACGGCGCTGGTCAACGTGATCAAAAGTTTCAACAGTGACATCACCGTCACCAACCTGGACGGCAGCGGCAAGCCGGCCAACGGGCGCAGCCTGATGAAGGTGGTGGCGCTGGGCGTGAAAAAAGGGCATCACCTGCGCTTTACCGCCAATGGAGAAGATGCTGAAGCCGCGCTGAAGGCGATCGGCGAAGCGATTAATGAAGGACTGGGCGAGGGCGCAGCATGA
- a CDS encoding nucleotide triphosphate diphosphatase NUDT15, which yields MNVVTGVGVIIVNPQGEILLGKRCGSHAPFWSIPGGHLEAGETFEQCARREIAEETGLLIDPPRFVGVSNNLQTWRAEGKHTVSVCLQVDHPGGSAELKEPEKCAEWRWCAPDALPEPHFEASRTAIRLWLSGQPYLPTA from the coding sequence ATGAACGTAGTGACCGGCGTCGGGGTGATCATCGTCAACCCGCAGGGCGAGATTTTGTTGGGCAAGCGCTGCGGTTCCCACGCGCCCTTTTGGTCGATCCCCGGTGGGCATCTGGAGGCCGGTGAAACCTTCGAGCAGTGCGCCCGGCGCGAAATCGCCGAAGAGACCGGGCTGCTCATCGATCCGCCGCGCTTCGTGGGCGTCAGCAACAATCTGCAAACCTGGCGCGCCGAAGGCAAACACACGGTGTCTGTTTGCCTGCAGGTGGATCACCCCGGCGGCAGCGCCGAGTTGAAAGAACCCGAAAAGTGCGCCGAGTGGCGCTGGTGCGCGCCCGACGCCCTGCCGGAGCCGCATTTCGAAGCCAGCCGCACCGCCATCCGGCTATGGCTGAGCGGCCAGCCCTATTTGCCCACGGCCTGA
- a CDS encoding NapC/NirT family cytochrome c: protein MSKKLTGFEKKRRWGWLWLLLLGIILGAALLAGTATVFHKTSDTAFCVSCHTMQQPLAEYQGSVHFQNTKGIRAECADCHVPHQPIDYLWTKIRAVKDIYGEMVGTIDTPEKYEAHKLAMAQSVWKTLKENDSATCRSCHSYDAMDITAQRPEARLQHPVAIKQGETCIDCHKGVAHILPDMSGETQAGAAELAKAAALTAPDATPLYTIATEPFFLSADDSHNAGNLMPSTEVQVVKQDGDKVLATVSGWQQDGVSEVFYAAQGKRILSVLLGEDARQQLKTASTQTDAETGLVWHQVSLQVWLPRKQLIDDQQKIWRYAADMMSANCTGCHGLTALDRFNANQWIGVIKGMAPRTSLTQEQLRVLTQYVQKHASDMPPAAPAKL, encoded by the coding sequence ATGAGCAAAAAACTGACTGGCTTTGAAAAAAAGCGCCGGTGGGGATGGCTATGGCTTTTGCTGCTGGGGATTATCCTCGGCGCGGCGCTGTTGGCCGGGACCGCCACCGTATTCCACAAAACCAGCGATACCGCCTTCTGCGTTTCCTGCCACACCATGCAACAGCCGCTGGCCGAATATCAGGGCAGCGTTCACTTCCAGAACACCAAGGGCATCCGCGCCGAGTGCGCCGACTGCCACGTGCCGCACCAGCCGATCGATTACCTGTGGACCAAAATCCGCGCGGTGAAAGACATTTACGGCGAAATGGTCGGCACCATCGATACGCCGGAAAAATACGAAGCGCACAAGCTGGCGATGGCGCAGTCGGTCTGGAAAACGCTGAAAGAGAACGACTCAGCCACCTGCCGCTCCTGCCACAGCTACGACGCCATGGACATCACCGCCCAGCGCCCCGAGGCGCGCCTGCAGCACCCGGTGGCGATCAAACAGGGCGAGACCTGCATCGATTGCCATAAGGGCGTGGCCCACATCCTGCCGGACATGAGCGGCGAAACCCAGGCCGGCGCCGCCGAGCTGGCGAAGGCCGCGGCGCTGACCGCACCGGACGCCACCCCCCTCTACACCATCGCCACTGAACCGTTCTTCCTCAGCGCGGACGACAGCCATAACGCCGGCAACCTGATGCCGTCCACCGAAGTGCAGGTGGTGAAGCAGGATGGCGACAAGGTGCTGGCCACCGTGAGCGGCTGGCAGCAGGACGGGGTCAGCGAAGTGTTCTACGCCGCGCAGGGCAAACGCATCCTCAGCGTGCTGCTGGGTGAAGACGCGCGCCAACAGCTGAAGACCGCCTCCACCCAGACCGATGCGGAAACCGGCCTGGTCTGGCATCAGGTTTCTCTGCAGGTGTGGCTGCCGCGTAAACAGTTGATTGACGATCAGCAAAAAATCTGGCGCTACGCCGCGGACATGATGTCGGCCAACTGCACCGGCTGCCACGGGCTGACCGCGCTCGATCGCTTCAACGCCAACCAATGGATTGGCGTCATCAAAGGCATGGCGCCGCGCACCTCGCTGACGCAGGAACAGCTGCGCGTGCTGACGCAATACGTACAAAAACACGCCAGCGACATGCCACCTGCCGCACCGGCCAAGCTTTAA